In Bacteroides coprosuis DSM 18011, the following are encoded in one genomic region:
- a CDS encoding RagB/SusD domain-containing protein (InterPro IPR012944~KEGG: bfs:BF0662 hypothetical protein~PFAM: RagB/SusD~SPTR: Putative uncharacterized protein;~IMG reference gene:2504107690~PFAM: SusD family) gives MKLKYTIPTLFISILLSACMVTDLEPKEGITDATYWRSIQDLEYYTNGLYAINGSHGFGDTNSDNLLHQTYNKTLFDEVVIPKTADDGGWSWRTVRQCNYFLNRYHTVSAPEAKINKYVAEVKFFKAQHYFGKIKDFGDVPWYDNDLQTTDKEELYKGRDPRGLILKHIIEDLEYAIEWLPEKGKEDQDRLHKDAAKSLLARVCLHEGTFRKYNKYKDDFSAEELIRKAADLSLEIMNTGKYKIVRGSNEGYGQIPYEGYPLHYSNLFIQDDLWGNEEAILAIRYIRGVSRFGHFLGFLSSQMPQRGCSKDFIESFLCVDGKPIGVSELYKGDNTFEDEIANRDPRLYQIVDNDHKPFFIQDGQQIPSAPGFPVNIWDAVTGYRLVKFMPAKPEDQEAIQSMFDQFAFRYAEILLIYAEAKAELGECTQTVLDKTINLLRDRVDMAHLSVNPIADPNPINYGYNVSPLLYEIRRERRIELVGEIVRWDDIMRWNAVKLFENPKTMVGLRITPDMIALDGMLSMKQTIKIDGKNYLRIYIDKEINDPKRKWEPNDKRYLSPLPIQELSLNPNLKQNPGWE, from the coding sequence ATGAAACTAAAATATACAATCCCCACTTTATTCATCAGTATCTTGCTCAGTGCCTGTATGGTAACTGACTTAGAGCCTAAAGAAGGGATTACTGATGCTACTTATTGGAGAAGTATTCAAGATTTGGAATACTACACAAATGGGCTCTATGCTATAAATGGATCACATGGTTTTGGTGATACCAATAGCGACAATCTGCTGCATCAAACTTATAACAAAACATTATTTGATGAAGTGGTTATCCCAAAGACAGCTGATGATGGAGGCTGGAGCTGGAGAACTGTGCGCCAGTGTAACTATTTTCTAAACAGATATCATACCGTATCTGCTCCTGAAGCAAAAATAAATAAGTATGTCGCAGAAGTGAAGTTTTTTAAGGCTCAACATTACTTTGGGAAAATAAAAGATTTCGGAGATGTTCCTTGGTATGATAATGATTTACAAACTACAGATAAAGAAGAGCTGTATAAAGGGAGAGATCCTAGAGGTTTAATCCTGAAGCACATCATCGAAGATTTAGAATATGCTATTGAGTGGCTTCCCGAAAAAGGTAAGGAAGATCAAGATAGACTACACAAAGATGCTGCTAAATCCTTATTGGCTAGAGTATGCTTACATGAAGGTACTTTCAGAAAATACAATAAATACAAGGATGATTTTTCTGCTGAAGAACTAATTCGTAAAGCGGCTGACTTATCTCTCGAAATCATGAATACAGGTAAGTATAAAATTGTAAGAGGTTCTAACGAAGGATATGGACAAATTCCGTATGAAGGCTACCCTCTTCACTATTCAAACTTATTTATCCAAGATGATTTATGGGGCAATGAAGAAGCCATATTAGCAATTAGATACATTCGTGGTGTTAGTAGATTTGGCCATTTCTTAGGATTCTTATCTTCTCAGATGCCGCAAAGAGGATGTAGTAAAGATTTTATAGAATCTTTTTTATGCGTCGATGGTAAACCCATAGGAGTAAGTGAGCTTTACAAAGGAGATAATACCTTTGAAGATGAAATAGCCAATCGTGACCCTCGTCTTTATCAAATTGTAGATAACGACCACAAGCCATTCTTCATACAAGATGGCCAACAGATACCTAGTGCTCCAGGTTTCCCTGTAAATATTTGGGATGCAGTAACTGGTTACCGCTTGGTTAAGTTTATGCCTGCAAAACCTGAAGATCAAGAAGCAATTCAAAGTATGTTCGATCAGTTTGCTTTTAGATATGCAGAAATCTTATTGATTTATGCTGAAGCGAAAGCTGAATTGGGTGAATGTACACAGACTGTGTTAGATAAAACAATTAATCTTTTACGAGATAGAGTTGATATGGCTCACTTGTCTGTCAATCCTATTGCAGATCCAAATCCGATAAACTATGGATACAATGTATCTCCACTACTCTATGAAATTAGAAGAGAAAGAAGAATCGAACTTGTAGGTGAAATAGTGAGATGGGACGATATTATGAGATGGAATGCTGTAAAGCTATTTGAAAACCCTAAAACTATGGTGGGATTAAGAATTACGCCAGATATGATAGCACTTGACGGTATGTTAAGTATGAAACAAACCATTAAAATAGATGGGAAAAACTACCTACGTATTTACATTGATAAAGAGATTAATGACCCTAAACGAAAATGGGAACCCAATGATAAGAGATATTTAAGTCCTCTTCCTATTCAAGAATTATCACTAAATCCTAACTTGAAGCAAAACCCAGGATGGGAGTAA
- a CDS encoding PfkB domain protein (COGs: COG0524 Sugar kinase ribokinase family~InterPro IPR011611~KEGG: pdi:BDI_3186 putative gluconate kinase~PFAM: Carbohydrate/purine kinase~SPTR: Putative uncharacterized protein;~IMG reference gene:2504107696~PFAM: pfkB family carbohydrate kinase) — protein sequence MKKVVTFGEIMLRLATPGYQRFIQSTNLNATFGGGEANVAVSLANYGIPAQFITRLPQNDIGDWAISELRKYNVDTQAILRGGERVGIYFLETGAVARPSKVVYDRAHSSIATIQPGSINWDEVFEGAQWFHWTGITPAISQEAADVCLEAIQAANRLGITVSCDLNYRKNLWKYGKTASEVMPALVEGCDVILGNEEDAEKVFGIKPEGFDVTQTKGHVDSAAFESVCVQLKKRFPRTKKVIITLRGSINANHNTWGGCLHSDRLYESRRYDITHIVDRVGGGDSFMGGLIYGLISYPQDDQKALDFAIAASCLKHTVYGDFNLVSVKEVEGLMGGDGSGRVSR from the coding sequence ATGAAGAAAGTAGTCACATTTGGAGAAATCATGTTGCGTTTAGCAACACCTGGATACCAACGTTTTATCCAGTCAACTAATTTAAATGCCACCTTTGGTGGGGGTGAAGCCAACGTCGCTGTCTCTTTAGCAAACTATGGCATTCCAGCTCAGTTTATCACTCGCTTACCTCAAAATGACATAGGCGATTGGGCTATCTCTGAACTACGCAAATATAATGTAGATACACAAGCTATCCTTCGTGGAGGCGAGAGAGTCGGTATCTACTTTTTAGAAACAGGAGCTGTAGCTCGTCCCTCAAAAGTAGTTTACGATAGAGCACACTCCTCTATTGCTACTATCCAGCCGGGCAGCATCAATTGGGATGAAGTCTTTGAAGGCGCTCAATGGTTCCACTGGACAGGAATTACTCCAGCTATCTCGCAAGAAGCAGCAGATGTATGTCTAGAGGCAATCCAAGCAGCTAATCGCTTAGGTATTACAGTGTCTTGCGACTTAAACTACCGCAAAAATCTATGGAAGTATGGTAAAACAGCCTCAGAAGTGATGCCTGCTTTGGTAGAAGGATGTGATGTGATCTTAGGAAATGAGGAAGATGCAGAAAAAGTATTTGGTATAAAACCAGAAGGCTTTGATGTGACTCAAACCAAAGGTCATGTAGATAGTGCAGCCTTCGAATCGGTATGTGTACAGTTGAAGAAACGTTTCCCAAGAACCAAGAAAGTGATTATCACTCTTCGTGGATCTATCAATGCCAATCACAATACTTGGGGAGGCTGCCTTCATTCAGATCGTCTATACGAATCTAGAAGATATGATATAACTCATATTGTAGACCGTGTGGGTGGTGGAGACTCATTCATGGGTGGTCTTATCTATGGCTTGATTTCTTACCCCCAAGACGATCAAAAAGCACTCGATTTTGCCATTGCAGCATCTTGCTTGAAACATACCGTTTATGGTGATTTCAATCTAGTGAGTGTCAAAGAGGTAGAAGGCTTAATGGGAGGAGATGGCTCAGGTAGAGTGTCTCGCTAA
- a CDS encoding 4-deoxy-L-threo-5-hexosulose-uronateketol-isomerase (COGs: COG3717 5-keto 4-deoxyuronate isomerase~HAMAP: 5-keto 4-deoxyuronate isomerase~InterPro IPR007045:IPR021120~KEGG: bvu:BVU_1107 5-keto-4-deoxyuronate isomerase~PFAM: KduI/IolB isomerase~PRIAM: 4-deoxy-L-threo-5-hexosulose-uronate ketol-isomerase~SPTR: 4-deoxy-L-threo-5-hexosulose-uronate ketol-isomerase;~IMG reference gene:2504107692~PFAM: KduI/IolB family), with protein MKKLMLLVCCLVAVLSVSAQKHIQYEVRYAHHPEDVKNYDTEKLRKHFLFEKVFESNQINMIYTMYDRFIVGGALPMGEVLTLDAIDPLKAPNFLHRRELGIINVGGEGIVKVGKKSYKLNFKEALYVGAGDHEVSFESVDAGKPAKFYFNSAPAHTSYPVKKITLKEANIINAGSLEESNARVINQLIVKETVQVCQLQMGLTELQPGSVWNTMPAHTHDRRMEAYFYFNLPEDQAVCHYMGQPQESRHIFLHNEQSVISPEWSIHAGAGTCNYTFIWGMAGENLDYNDMDKVYPTDIK; from the coding sequence ATGAAAAAATTAATGCTGTTAGTATGCTGCTTAGTAGCAGTTTTGTCAGTAAGTGCACAAAAGCACATACAGTATGAAGTACGTTATGCACATCATCCAGAAGATGTGAAGAATTACGATACAGAAAAGTTGCGTAAACACTTCTTATTCGAAAAGGTATTCGAATCGAATCAGATCAATATGATTTATACCATGTACGATCGTTTTATCGTAGGTGGAGCTTTACCTATGGGTGAGGTTTTAACCCTAGATGCTATTGATCCTTTAAAGGCACCCAACTTTTTACACCGTAGAGAGCTAGGTATCATCAATGTAGGAGGTGAAGGTATTGTAAAGGTAGGTAAGAAGAGCTACAAACTAAACTTCAAAGAAGCTCTTTATGTAGGAGCAGGAGATCACGAAGTAAGCTTTGAATCAGTAGATGCAGGTAAACCAGCTAAATTCTACTTCAATTCAGCACCAGCACACACTTCATACCCAGTAAAGAAGATTACGCTAAAAGAAGCTAATATCATAAACGCTGGTTCATTAGAAGAATCAAATGCACGTGTGATCAATCAGTTGATAGTAAAAGAAACAGTACAAGTATGTCAACTGCAAATGGGTCTAACTGAACTACAACCAGGTAGTGTTTGGAACACTATGCCAGCACACACACACGACCGTAGAATGGAAGCCTACTTCTACTTCAACTTACCAGAAGACCAAGCAGTATGCCACTATATGGGTCAACCTCAAGAATCACGTCACATCTTCCTTCACAACGAACAAAGTGTGATTTCTCCCGAATGGTCAATCCACGCAGGAGCAGGAACATGTAACTATACATTTATCTGGGGTATGGCAGGTGAAAACCTAGACTATAACGATATGGATAAAGTATATCCAACGGATATAAAATAA
- a CDS encoding RagB/SusD domain-containing protein (InterPro IPR012944~KEGG: phe:Phep_2828 RagB/SusD domain protein~PFAM: RagB/SusD~SPTR: RagB/SusD domain protein;~IMG reference gene:2504107697~PFAM: SusD family) — translation MTNMINKIKTGAGIVLSALLLTNTLSSCESRLEEKPYNFYGEDYYSSTHRMNMGLRGVYEVFSELNTYGQYWMVYDTDTDIAHVNGANLGHVARDLGHYNAYANHPWLEQSWGAYYSGINRANLLLENAHKVKVEADAKDTVLYHNYIAETKAMRALAYFDLVRLFGDIPLKTEHSEATSNFKLPRTNAEEIYDFIIDELNEAIPNLFNYDEYPGGFVGRMSKTAAQAMLARVYLFKAGYKLTVDGKMERPANYKEYYQKVVEMADAVINSGKHELNPSYEQIFRNMCELKFEPKENMFEIQFFNPVGANRHVSNQGTYNGPSIHQNSQYGRANSFIKTLGTFAAIFEKDDLRKEVAIADWQINKDDQVKKINAKRSYQWAPGKWRRNWQTAEIKDMNNTDVNVVVMRYADVLLMKAEALNEVNDGPTAEAIKLVNQVRHRAFGKEIDGTMKRDLKVGDFDHDSFLNEIINERARELCFEGGRRMDLIRWNKLGEKLQETKEELAKLTSEGHLEKFNYMAGDNFVAGKHELYPIPNYEIRETGAGWKQNNGYTE, via the coding sequence ATGACAAATATGATTAATAAAATAAAAACAGGAGCAGGTATTGTATTATCTGCCCTGCTACTAACAAATACTCTTTCTAGCTGTGAAAGCAGATTGGAAGAAAAACCATATAACTTCTACGGAGAAGATTATTATAGCTCTACTCACCGTATGAATATGGGATTAAGAGGTGTTTACGAAGTTTTTAGTGAGTTAAATACCTATGGCCAGTACTGGATGGTTTATGATACTGATACGGATATTGCCCATGTGAATGGTGCAAATTTAGGTCACGTAGCTCGTGACTTAGGACACTACAATGCTTATGCAAACCATCCTTGGCTAGAACAATCATGGGGAGCTTATTACTCAGGAATTAACCGTGCTAATTTACTTCTTGAAAATGCTCATAAAGTAAAAGTGGAGGCAGATGCTAAGGATACTGTATTGTATCACAACTACATTGCTGAAACTAAGGCTATGCGTGCTTTGGCTTACTTCGACTTAGTTCGTTTGTTTGGTGATATTCCATTGAAAACAGAACATTCTGAAGCAACTAGCAATTTTAAATTGCCTAGAACGAATGCTGAAGAAATCTATGATTTCATTATTGATGAGTTGAATGAAGCTATTCCTAATTTATTCAATTACGATGAATATCCAGGTGGTTTTGTTGGACGTATGTCTAAGACTGCTGCTCAAGCTATGTTAGCTCGTGTTTATTTATTCAAAGCGGGTTATAAGTTGACAGTAGATGGCAAGATGGAACGTCCTGCCAACTATAAAGAATACTACCAAAAAGTTGTAGAAATGGCTGATGCTGTAATCAATTCAGGCAAACATGAATTGAATCCTAGCTACGAGCAAATTTTCCGCAATATGTGCGAATTGAAGTTTGAACCGAAAGAAAATATGTTTGAAATTCAATTCTTCAATCCAGTGGGTGCTAATAGACACGTAAGTAATCAAGGAACTTACAATGGTCCTTCTATTCATCAGAATTCTCAATATGGTAGAGCAAACTCTTTTATTAAAACTTTAGGAACATTTGCTGCTATTTTTGAGAAAGATGATTTGAGAAAAGAAGTAGCTATTGCTGATTGGCAAATTAATAAAGATGACCAAGTCAAAAAAATCAATGCTAAGAGGAGCTATCAGTGGGCCCCTGGTAAATGGAGAAGAAACTGGCAGACTGCTGAAATTAAAGACATGAACAATACAGACGTTAACGTAGTAGTAATGCGTTATGCTGATGTTCTTTTAATGAAAGCTGAAGCTTTGAATGAAGTAAATGATGGTCCTACAGCTGAAGCTATCAAACTAGTAAATCAAGTTCGCCACCGTGCTTTCGGTAAAGAGATTGATGGTACGATGAAGAGAGATTTAAAAGTAGGTGATTTTGATCACGATAGTTTCTTAAATGAAATTATAAACGAACGTGCTCGTGAGCTATGTTTTGAAGGCGGTCGTAGAATGGATCTTATTCGTTGGAACAAATTAGGCGAAAAACTTCAAGAAACGAAAGAAGAACTTGCTAAGTTAACTAGCGAAGGTCATTTGGAAAAATTCAACTATATGGCTGGTGATAACTTCGTTGCTGGTAAACATGAGCTATACCCAATCCCTAATTACGAAATTAGAGAAACTGGTGCGGGTTGGAAACAAAATAACGGTTATACTGAATAA
- a CDS encoding PTS system Galactitol-specific IIC component (COGs: COG3775 Phosphotransferase system galactitol-specific IIC component~InterPro IPR004703~KEGG: bvu:BVU_1796 putative phosphotransferase enzyme II, C component~PFAM: Phosphotransferase system, sugar-specific permease component~SPTR: Putative phosphotransferase enzyme II, C component;~IMG reference gene:2504107693~PFAM: PTS system sugar-specific permease component) has product MNFLEHLNSGISYIIGLGPSVMMPIIFTIIGILLGVKVAKAVRSGLYVGVGFIGLNVITNLLTSNLGPAVQKLADIYGLQTDILDIGWPAAAEIAYTSSVGALVIPVCLIINLVLLLVKGTKTVNIDIWNFWHHAFIGSIVAVATDSVVYGLYAAIICYVLSLVMADFTADRFAKFYDKMDGISIPQPFVVAFAPFAWLINKGLDFIPGMNKINIDAEGMKKKFGLLGEPIFLGVIIGCLLGGLARYEFADVLKLGVVMGAVMELIPRITSLFIEGLVPISEATKELIKRKFAGKTTGFLIGMSPALVIGHPATLVVTILLIPVLLFLSVALPGNKFLPLTSLAGLLYVFPMILPYTKGNVFKTFLIGLIMMVAGNYIATGLAGIFTEAAHQTGTIAIADGQQVACIDFAASPLTWVIYQFTANLKLVGSILIGIFTLGLVVLNRQKNVIIKK; this is encoded by the coding sequence ATGAATTTTTTAGAACACTTGAATTCAGGTATAAGCTATATTATTGGTCTAGGTCCTAGCGTGATGATGCCCATTATCTTTACGATAATAGGTATCCTGCTAGGAGTTAAGGTAGCCAAAGCTGTACGTTCAGGATTGTATGTAGGGGTGGGTTTTATCGGATTAAATGTAATCACAAACCTGCTAACTAGTAATTTAGGTCCAGCCGTACAAAAATTAGCTGATATCTACGGGCTTCAAACGGATATCTTGGATATTGGTTGGCCAGCAGCAGCAGAAATCGCTTACACCTCATCGGTAGGTGCCTTAGTAATTCCTGTCTGCTTGATTATCAACTTAGTTCTTTTGCTTGTTAAAGGAACTAAAACAGTAAACATCGATATTTGGAACTTTTGGCACCATGCCTTTATCGGCTCTATCGTAGCTGTAGCTACAGATAGTGTTGTGTATGGCTTGTATGCCGCTATTATCTGCTATGTGCTTTCTTTGGTCATGGCCGATTTTACAGCAGATCGCTTTGCTAAGTTCTACGATAAGATGGATGGAATCTCTATTCCACAACCTTTTGTGGTAGCCTTTGCCCCTTTTGCATGGCTAATCAATAAAGGCTTAGACTTCATCCCAGGTATGAATAAAATCAATATTGATGCCGAGGGAATGAAAAAGAAATTTGGTTTGTTAGGTGAACCTATCTTCTTGGGCGTAATCATAGGCTGTTTGCTAGGTGGTCTAGCTCGCTATGAATTTGCCGATGTCCTAAAACTAGGCGTTGTAATGGGTGCCGTAATGGAGTTAATTCCACGAATCACCTCTTTATTTATAGAAGGTTTGGTACCTATCTCAGAAGCAACCAAAGAATTAATCAAAAGAAAATTTGCAGGTAAAACCACAGGTTTCTTGATCGGCATGAGTCCAGCACTTGTTATCGGTCATCCAGCCACCCTTGTGGTAACCATATTACTTATTCCCGTATTGCTTTTCTTGTCGGTAGCACTACCTGGAAATAAGTTCTTACCTCTAACCAGTTTAGCAGGTTTGCTTTATGTTTTTCCAATGATACTACCTTATACCAAAGGAAATGTTTTTAAGACATTCCTGATTGGTTTAATAATGATGGTAGCCGGAAACTATATCGCAACAGGTCTGGCAGGTATTTTTACCGAAGCAGCTCACCAAACAGGAACCATCGCTATTGCCGATGGCCAGCAGGTAGCTTGTATCGACTTTGCCGCTAGTCCACTAACCTGGGTAATCTATCAATTCACTGCCAATTTAAAACTGGTAGGAAGTATTCTTATCGGAATATTTACTTTAGGCTTAGTAGTTTTAAACCGACAGAAAAATGTAATCATAAAAAAATAG
- a CDS encoding 2-dehydro-3-deoxyphosphogluconate aldolase/4-hydroxy-2-oxoglutarate aldolase (COGs: COG0800 2-keto-3-deoxy-6-phosphogluconate aldolase~InterPro IPR000887~KEGG: pdi:BDI_3185 keto-hydroxyglutarate-aldolase/keto-deoxy- phosphogluconate aldolase~PFAM: KDPG/KHG aldolase~SPTR: Putative uncharacterized protein;~TIGRFAM: KDPG/KHG aldolase~IMG reference gene:2504107694~PFAM: KDPG and KHG aldolase~TIGRFAM: Entner-Doudoroff aldolase), translated as MANFSRLQVLQNMVNVPMVPVFYHKDLEVAKQVLKACYEGGVRAFEFTNRGDFAHEIFRDLHLWSRENCPEMVLGIGSILDAPTAVLFLQLGANFVVGPMFNPEVAKVCNRRQVAYIPGCGSVTEISNAQEMGCEVVKVFPAGNVGGPSFVKNIKGPMPWSQLMVTGGVEPTRENLTTWVKAGVTCIGMGSKLFPKEVIAARDWSKITEMSRAALGYIAEAR; from the coding sequence ATGGCAAATTTTTCAAGATTACAGGTTCTCCAAAATATGGTGAATGTACCTATGGTTCCTGTATTTTATCATAAAGACCTAGAAGTAGCCAAGCAAGTTCTCAAAGCTTGTTACGAAGGGGGTGTGCGTGCATTTGAATTCACCAACCGTGGTGATTTCGCACATGAGATATTTAGAGACTTGCATCTTTGGAGTCGTGAAAACTGCCCAGAAATGGTGTTGGGTATAGGCTCAATCCTAGATGCTCCAACTGCTGTACTCTTTTTACAACTAGGAGCAAACTTCGTGGTAGGACCCATGTTCAACCCAGAAGTCGCTAAAGTATGTAACCGCCGTCAGGTGGCTTATATTCCAGGCTGTGGCTCTGTAACAGAAATCAGCAATGCTCAAGAAATGGGTTGTGAGGTAGTCAAAGTATTCCCCGCAGGTAACGTAGGGGGACCTTCATTTGTAAAAAACATCAAAGGACCTATGCCTTGGTCTCAATTGATGGTAACAGGAGGAGTAGAACCCACTCGAGAAAACCTAACTACTTGGGTAAAAGCAGGAGTAACTTGCATTGGTATGGGTTCAAAACTCTTCCCCAAAGAAGTAATAGCTGCCCGTGACTGGTCAAAAATCACCGAAATGAGTCGTGCCGCACTCGGTTATATTGCCGAAGCACGTTAA
- a CDS encoding hypothetical protein (KEGG: rba:RB268 hypothetical protein~SPTR: Putative uncharacterized protein;~IMG reference gene:2504107691) encodes MRCVKCRQEFDRSRTESCPNCGTNQTKFMFKPIDLDPELVDLENADGILRAFSRIFLTLSIVSAIFCFFLMAHHGGRQLAIALLSSFGIIAVGILVWGICNVLVNISCNLRKIANK; translated from the coding sequence ATGAGATGTGTAAAATGCAGACAAGAATTCGATAGGAGCAGAACAGAATCTTGCCCAAACTGCGGTACCAACCAAACTAAATTTATGTTTAAGCCGATTGATCTAGATCCCGAACTTGTAGATTTAGAAAATGCAGATGGCATATTGAGAGCCTTCTCTCGTATTTTCCTGACACTAAGCATTGTCTCTGCAATATTCTGCTTTTTTCTGATGGCTCATCATGGTGGAAGACAACTAGCCATTGCCCTACTCTCCTCTTTTGGTATTATAGCCGTGGGCATACTCGTATGGGGAATATGTAATGTATTGGTCAATATCTCTTGCAACCTTCGCAAGATAGCCAACAAGTAA
- a CDS encoding Gluconate 5-dehydrogenase (COGs: COG1028 Dehydrogenase with different specificities (related to short-chain alcohol dehydrogenase)~InterPro IPR002198~KEGG: cpy:Cphy_2534 gluconate 5-dehydrogenase~PFAM: Short-chain dehydrogenase/reductase SDR~PRIAM: Gluconate 5-dehydrogenase~SPTR: Gluconate 5-dehydrogenase;~IMG reference gene:2504107695~PFAM: short chain dehydrogenase) has translation MNNAFDLTGKVALVTGGTYGIGMAMAMALGKAGATIIINARRSEMVKEAVAEYEKEGLKAYGFTCDVTKESEVQAMVAEVEKTVGTIDILVNNAGIIKRIPVLETSVEEFKEVIDVDLVGPFIVSKAVAPGMIQKGAGKIINICSMMSELGRETVSAYAAAKGGLKMLTKNLACEWAEHNIQVNGIGPGYIGTPQTAPLRTDGHPFNDFIISKTPAARWGTPEDLEGPVVFLASGASDFVNGHILYVDGGILAYIGKQPK, from the coding sequence ATGAATAACGCATTTGACTTGACAGGAAAAGTAGCCCTTGTAACAGGTGGTACTTATGGAATTGGTATGGCAATGGCAATGGCTTTAGGAAAAGCTGGAGCAACAATCATAATCAACGCTCGTCGCTCAGAAATGGTGAAAGAAGCGGTAGCAGAATACGAAAAAGAAGGCTTGAAGGCTTACGGATTTACTTGTGATGTAACCAAGGAATCAGAAGTACAAGCGATGGTAGCAGAAGTTGAAAAGACAGTAGGCACTATCGATATTCTAGTAAATAATGCAGGTATCATCAAACGTATCCCCGTACTAGAAACTAGTGTAGAAGAGTTTAAGGAAGTTATTGATGTTGACCTAGTAGGTCCATTTATTGTATCTAAAGCAGTAGCTCCAGGTATGATTCAAAAGGGTGCAGGAAAAATCATAAACATCTGCTCTATGATGAGTGAACTAGGTCGTGAAACAGTATCGGCATACGCAGCAGCAAAAGGTGGGTTGAAGATGCTAACTAAAAACCTAGCATGCGAATGGGCAGAACACAACATCCAAGTAAATGGTATCGGCCCAGGTTATATCGGCACTCCTCAAACCGCACCACTTCGTACCGATGGTCATCCATTCAATGATTTCATCATCTCTAAAACACCAGCAGCTCGTTGGGGAACTCCTGAAGATTTAGAAGGTCCAGTTGTATTCTTAGCCTCTGGTGCTTCAGACTTTGTGAATGGACATATCCTTTACGTAGATGGAGGTATCCTAGCTTATATCGGAAAACAACCTAAATAA